From Spea bombifrons isolate aSpeBom1 chromosome 6, aSpeBom1.2.pri, whole genome shotgun sequence, a single genomic window includes:
- the LOC128500833 gene encoding ATP-binding cassette sub-family D member 3-like codes for MPAIGNLDNRIANAHQLLTQDVERFCNSVVNQYSNLSKLFLDIVLYIVKLTNAQGPASMMASLLVADLFLTHLRRPIGKMTVAEQRYEGEIQIC; via the exons ATaggcaacttggacaacaggataGCAAATGCAcatcagctgctcacgcaagatgttgagaggttttgtaacagcgtggtgaaccagtattcaaacttaagcaag ctatttttggatatcgttctgtatattgtcaagctgacaaatgctcag GGACCAGCCAGCATGATGGCTTCCCTACTCGTAGCTGACCTTTTCCTTACACACCTTAGAAGGCCTATTGGTAAGATGACAGTAGCCGAGCAGCGGTATGAAGGTGAAATACAGATATGTTAA